In the genome of Octopus sinensis unplaced genomic scaffold, ASM634580v1 Contig15425, whole genome shotgun sequence, the window gtgagtcaaAAAGTACGGTTAGTGCAAACGTACCAATTGATGAAAACAGCGTTTGATAagcaatttataaaaattaattaaattgtttcaatatgtcagtatatgtgtgtgagtgtgtgagtgagtgtgtgtgtgtgtatagatagatagatagatagatagatagatagatagatagatagatagatagatagatagatagatagatagatagatagatagatagatagatggatggatggatggatagatggatggatggatggatggatggatggatagatagatagatagatagatagatagatagatagatagatagatagatagatagatagatgatggtggatggatggatggatagatggatggatggatggatggatggatggatggatggatggatggatagatagatatgtttctttattagctacacagggctgcacacagatagaacaaattacaaggtagagcttttcttttgaaggtttaaaaaaaaaaaaaaaaaaaatgaggggggattttcgatcaaaagggatcgtaaaaaggagagaaagaggacaaaaagaagggggggttaaaaaattaaaaaaaaaaagaaaggggagaggaaaaaaaaattgatcaataggatcgttatcacagaaatgtcaatatgaaagtgtaaaggggaggacagtgaGGTTTACCCATGGAAAGAAAGCCTgcggaaagaccacggtaactcggtcaatgaagtcacattttatatttctttttttttttttttttttttttttgcaaataagcaactctctgttttcgatttcggTTCATATGACTATGctcaggtggcttcgtcattcatacgtgccattcttgctacattcacccatctttttttaaaacattcgctagacaaaacttgcctctctactctcactttcctcttcaagtggtacttgaagagttgatgagagattgaccagagaggaaagtgtttgtctccaatcctttcagacgcgtccaccagatacattctttcgccatagccacaaggatgatgaaaatagctcttccttcccgtttgaaggaaggaggcgtgacaatattgacgatagactcagctgataaaccgactcgtcccacacgtgacagcagttgttcgacataacccacaggtcggaattgttggacactaaacgagtgcgtgcagaacggtttcgtcgctctgaccgcatctcgggcaggtcggccccgtgtttctcgagccgtgtctgtagagcttatcccgaacgggtagcgcttctcggtagcactgccaggccagggatctctggaagttgtccatgggccctggcccgaaagtcgtcccgaacaggcgggtcaggtactcctcgtcgacgtccaggttcgccccgagctcgtcgtcgtacctcccctccactaacccctatagaatgctttgttgtgttgaagtcacttaaggtcgacccaggacggcagagttgcttgagagcaacgcgacactcgcggtgccattcgcccttcctcggcctctttttgatccacgactgcagttcggtcatggagacgagctgcgggaaagcgtgcctcacaaacggcgaccacacctgttcaccgtcgtctacatagagccagagatgtcgcagtctcagcgcgtgtctgcgcatcatcaaccacggcatgcccagcctccttttaacgggtgttgacagcaaatggatcgcctgaccatcgggacgcatcctttccacaagaagcgaaagaggatgcgttgtagtttggtgatggtaggtcgggacaaggtacgacggtcaggcggtagtagatgacggacgcgatgtacgtgttcgccacctccgctcgaccttttagggacagtttcctctcggcccattgccgggcgagagtgaccaccctactcgttatctcgttccagttcttctccacttggaggtccggaccaaccagaccccgagcaactcaaccgggccgtcggtccagcgtcccacgacggaggcgctggtggacggcatgggcttgcttctccatgtgcctagtcgcaagcccactgacttttcccggttgattttcgctcctgtcaccgcttcgtagtttttcagtgtctcgccgacagctcgatgtgctcgtggctagacactatgacggtgacgtcgtccgcgtatgcagacacgctcgtcccgcatcccaatcctcgcgggatgccccttagagtcgccagcttccgcagtagtggctcaagagtcaatacgtatagaagcgccgagagggggcatccctgacggaccgaacgtgcaatgtcgaaaggtctcgatagatgtccatttacgcgcgaattaccgaacggatgcctctgtacaaggcagctatccagccgcggaagacgggcccgaaaccagccgctctcaggactgcctccaagtatcgatggtcccaccctatcaaaggctttcgattgatccaaggttgatcagggccccacccatgccaggttcgttaactaccctgtctatgatgtagcgcatcagatggaggttgtcatggatggtccggcctggcacggcgcatgtttgcgccttgtcgatagattagatagatagatagatggatggatggatggatggatggatggatagatggatggatggatggatggatggatggatagatagatggatagatagatagatagatagatagatagatagatggatggatggatggatagagagatggatagatagatagatagataaatagatagatagagatagatagatagatagatagatagatagatagatagatagatagatagatagatggatggatggatggatggatagatggatggatggatggatggatgatagatagatagatatagatagatagatagatagatagatagatagatagatggatggatagatagatagatagatagatagatagatagatagtttctttattagccacacagggctgcacacagatagaacaattacaaggtagagcttttctttcttgaaggtattaaaaaaaaaaaaaaaaaaaaaaaaaaaaaaaaggaagggagagggttcgatcaaaagggatcgtaaaaggagagaaagaggacaaaaaaaggggggttaaaaaaaaaaaaaaaaaagggggggggggaaaaaaaatgatcaatagggatcgttatcacagaaatgtcaatatgaagtgtaaaggggaggacaggtgaggtttacccgtggaaagaaaagcctgcggaaaagaccacggtaacctcggtcaatgaagtcacattttatatttcttttttttttttttttttttttttttttgcaaataagcaactctctgttttcgatttctgggttcataggactatgctcaaggtggcttcgtcattcatacgtgccattcttgctacattccccatctttttttaaaacattcgctagacaaaacttgcctctctactctcacttcctttttcaagtggtacttgaagagttgatgagagattgaccagagaggaaagtgtttgtctccaatccttcagacgcgtccaccagatacattctttcgccatagccacaaggatgatgaaaatagctcttccttcccgtttgaaggaaggaggcgtgacaatattgacgatagactcagctgataaaccgactcgtcccacacgtgacagcagttgttcgacataagcccacaggtcggaaattgttggacactgaacgagtgcgtgcagaacggtttcgtcgctctgaccgcatctcgggcaggtcgccccgtgtttctcgagccgtgtctgtagagcttatcccgaacggtagcgcttctcggtagcactgccaggccagggatctctggaagttgtccatgggccctggcccgaaagtcgtcccgaacaggcgggtcaggtactcctcgtcgacgtccaggttcgccccgagctcgtcgtcgtacctcccctccactaaaccccaagaatgctttggttgtgttgaagtcacttaaggtcgacccaggacggcagagttgcttgagagcaacgcgaacctcgcgtgccattcgcccttcctcggcctctttttgatccacgactgcagttcggtcatggagacgagctgcgggaaagcgtgcctcacaaacggtgaccacacctgttcaccgtcgtctacatagagccagagatgtcgcagtctcagcgcgtgtctgcgcatcatcacccacggcatgcccagccctccttttacggtgttgacagcaaatggatcgcctgaccatcggacgcatcctttccacaagaagcgaaagaggatgcgttgtagtttggtgatggtagggtcgggacaaggtacgacggtcagcgcgtagtagatgacggacgcgatgtacgtgttcgccaccatccgctcgaccttttagggacagtttcctctcggcccattgccgggcgagagtgaccaccctactcgttatctcgttccagttcttctccacttggaggtccggaccaaaccagaccccgagcaactcaaacTCAaccggccgtcggtccagcgtcccacgacggaggcgctggtggacggcatgggcttgcttctccaggtgcctagtcgcaagcccactgacttttcccggttgattttcgctcctgtcaccgcttcgtagtttttcagtgtcctCGCCgaccaagatagatagatagatagatagatagatagatagatagatagatagatagatgtacacatgaacatgcacatacatacatacacatatgtttgtatgcatttccatatgtgtatatatgatgtgtgtttgtgtttatgcgtaagtttgtgtatgtaagtatcaataaagtataggtatatatatatatatgtatgtgtgtatgtgtgtgtgtgtgcgtgtgtgtgtgtatgtttacatacgtgaatgtgtatgcgtatgtgtgtatcattgttcagttttatttcaagatttcttgccaatagagaaaagagccgttttctaacctagatccagggttttttcattggaatttcaacatcatcaataacagagtgtatatgtatgtatgtatgcatgtatgtatgtatgcatgtatgtatgtatgtatgtatgtatgtatctatgtatgtatgtatgtatgtatgcatgtatgtatgtatgtatgtatgcatgtatgtatgtatgtatgtatgtatgtatgtatgtacgtatgtacgtatgtatgtattatgtatgatatgtacgtatgtatgtatgtatgtatgtatgtatgtatgtatgtatgtatgtatgtatgtatgtattgtatgtatgtatgtatgtatgtatgtatgtatgtatgttgtatatgtctgtatgtatgtatgtatgtatgtatgtatgtatgtagctgtatgtatgtatgtatgtatgtatgtatgtatgtacgtatgtatgtatgtatgtatgtacgtatgtatgtatgtatgtatgtatgtatgtattatgtacgtatgtatgtatgtatgtatgtggtatgtatgtatgtatgtatgtacgtatgtatgtatgtatgtatgtacgtatgtattatatgtatgtatgtatgtatgtacgtatgttgtatgtatgtatgtacgtatgtatgtatgtatgtatgtacgtatgtagtatgtatgtatgtatgtatgtatgtaccgtatgtatgtatgtatgtacgtatgtatgtatgtatgtatgtacgtatgtatgtatgtatgtatgtatgtatgtatgtacgtatgtatgtatgtatgtatgtatgtacgtatgtatgtatgtatgtacgtatgtatgttgttgttgtatgtatgtatgtatgtatgtatgtatgtatgtacgtatgtatgtatgtatgtacgtatgtatgtatgtatgtatgtatgtatgtacgtatgtatgttgtatgtatgtatgtatgtatgtatgtatgtacgtatgtatgtatgtatgtatgtatgtatgtatgtatgtatgtatgtatgtacgtatgtatgtatgtatgtatgtatgtatgtacgtacgtatgtatgtatgtatgtatgtatgtatgtatgtatgtatgtatgtatgtacgtacgtatgtatgtatgtatgtatgtatgtatgtatgtatgtacgtatgtatgtatgtatgtacgtatgtatgtatgtatgtatgtatgtatgtatgtacgtacgtatgtatgtatgtatgtatgtatgtatgtatgtatgtatgtacgtatgtatgtatgatgtatgtatgtatgtatgtacgtatgtatgtatgtatgtatgtatgtacgtatgtatgtatgtatgtatgtacgtatgtatgtatgtatgtatgtatgtatgtatgtatgtacgtacgtatgtatgtatgtatgtatgtatgtatgtatgtatgtatgtatgtatgtatgtacgtatgtatgtatgtatgtacgtatgtatgtatgttgtatgtatgtttgggtagtatgtatgtatgtacgtatgtatgtatgtatgttagtatggtattgtatgtacgtagtatgtatgtatgtatgtatgtattagtatgtatgtatgtacgtatgtatgtatgtatgtatgttgtatgtatgtacgtatgtatgtatgtattatgtatgtatgcatgtatgtatgtatgtatgcatgtatgtttatgtatgtattgtatgtatgtatgtatgtacgtattacgtatgtatgtatgtatgtatgtatgtatgtacgtatgtacgtatgtatgatgtatgtatgtatgtatgtagtatgatagcatgtatgtatgtatgtatgtatgtatgtatgtacgtatgtacgtatgtatgtatgtatgtatgtatgtatgcatgtatgtatttatgtatgtatgtacgtatgtacgtatgtatgtatgtatgtatgtatgtacgtatgtatgtatgtatgtatgtatgtatgttatgtatgtatgtattgtatgtatgtatgtatgtagtatgtacgtatacgttgtatgtatttctgtatgtatgtacgtatgcatgtatgtatgtatgtatgtatgtatgtatgtatgtacgtatgcatgtacgtatgtatgtacgtatgtatgtatgtctgtatgtatgcatatgtatgtatgtacgtatgtatttgtgatgatgtatgtatgtatgtacgtatgtatgtatgtaatgttgtatgtatatgtatgatatgtatgtacgtatgcatgtatgtatgtatgtatgtatgcatgtatgtatgtatgtatgcatgtatgtatgtatgtatgtgtatgtttgtacgtatgtacgtatgtatgtatgtatgtatgtatgtatgtatgtatgtatgcatgtatgcatgtatgtatgtatgcatgtatgtatgtatgtatgtatgaatgtatgtatgcatgtatgtatgtatgcatgcatgtatgtatgtatgtatgaatgtatgtattcgtgcagatttatatgttttgctttatgtatgcattcttatgcaaatagttgcatatctagacattttcatataaacttaaataataaacttctaagatttacagatttttacagttccagcgaaGGCTTAGATCTGaaatcttcgaatcagctttttcctttctggttttgagaagcctcattttttatgatttttatttagGCAATGATTTACATAGCCCaaggtcccaataattacaggtctaaacctgaaattgtaatctggataaagtaattgcagatttcttaatagttTAGCGTAGCTAttctcttttccactgatcttcagctttatgttaacatccgctgaacacctgatttccacaactgtacacagtttctcttctctattccaaatcatAATATCAGGTATTTTGTCTTTACATTTAATTGAGGTTTTCTCTGGGATGTTCCACCAGTACTCTTTTCAGCGGCGACAGCGGCGACAGCGGcgacagcggcggcagcggctgCAGCGGCTGTAGTGGTGGCAGCGGCgccagcggcggcagcggcagcagcggcgctAGCGGCGCGAGCGGCGGTATCGCGGCAGCGGCgatagcggcggcagcggcggcagcggcggcagcggcggcagcgggggcgcagcggcggcagcggcggcagcagcatgTCGGCAGCGGCGGCATCGGCGGCAGCGGCGTTATCGGCGGCGGAAGCGGCGTCAGCGGCGGAAGCGGCgtcagcggcggcagcggcgtaAGCctcggcagcggcggcagcggcggaagCGGCgtcagcggcggcagcggcggaagCGGCGGAAGCGGCGGCAGCGGCGCCAGCGGAGCCAGCGGCGTCAGCGCGTCAGCGTCCGTCAGCGGCGCAGCGGCGGGCGCGGCGTCAGGGACGCCAGCGGCGCCAGCGGCGCCAGCGGCGACAGCGGCGACAGCGGCGACAGCGGCGACAGCGGCGACAGCGGCGACAGCGGCGACAGCGGCGCAGCGGCTGCAGCGGCTGTAGTGGCGGCAGCGGCGCCAGCGGCGCCAGCGGCGCCagcgcggcagcggcggcagcggcagcagc includes:
- the LOC115230353 gene encoding uncharacterized PE-PGRS family protein PE_PGRS3-like → MVFAGMPYMRRHRRQRRYRRRKRRQRRKRRQRRQRRKPRQRRQRRKRRQRRQRRKRRKRRQRRQRSQRRQRVSVRQRRSGGRGVRDASGASGASGDSGDSGDSGDSGDSGDSGDSGAAAAAAVVAAAAPAAPAAPARQRRQRQQRASGASGGSGGSGDSGGSGDSGRQRRQRRQRRQRRQRGRQWRQRRQRQQPRGRRGGQRRSGGSG